Proteins from one Cicer arietinum cultivar CDC Frontier isolate Library 1 chromosome 3, Cicar.CDCFrontier_v2.0, whole genome shotgun sequence genomic window:
- the LOC140919752 gene encoding uncharacterized protein, whose amino-acid sequence MCDDVEPNFDAMNDEVEPVMIDLTDVFTTGMMFDTRDELLKWARNVGRENGIVVVIFRSETATARPRTKTKLILRCERSGKYRPWKNHNLTRSTWTRKCDCPFILRGTRSSVGDGWYRMPLLEIIGVTSTEMTFCVGFAYLQSERVDNFTWALQMVKEQITSGEVEVIVTDRDLALMNVVENVFPKAVNLLCLFHICKNVKAKCKMTVFPKKKQVQIMEAWEALIYSYDEAQYYMKLAIFEGICSSCSIFFMIMYTSSG is encoded by the exons atgtgTGATGATGTGGAACCTAATTTTGACGCTATGAATGACGAAGTTGAACCTGTTATGATTGATTTGACTGATGTGTTTACCACCGGCATGATGTTCGATACACGAGATGAATTATTGAAATGGGCTAGAAATGTTGGAAGGGAAAATggaattgttgttgtgatttttaGATCTGAAACTGCGACAGCACGACcaagaacaaagacaaaattaattcttcGTTGTGAAAGAAGTGGTAAATATAGACCTTGGAAGAATCATAATCTTACGAGGAGTACTTGGACTAGAAAATGTGATTGTCCATTTATATTGAGAGGAACACGATCAAGTGTTGGTGATGGATG GTATCGAATGCCATTACTTGAGATTATTGGTGTTACATCTACtgaaatgacattttgtgtGGGATTTGCATATCTACAGTCTGAGCGTGTTGATAACTTCACATGGGCACTACAAATGGTGAAAGAACAGATTACAAGTGGTGAAGTTGAAGTCATCGTTACTGATAGAGACCTTGCTTTGATGAACGTAGTTGAAAATGTTTTTCCAAAAGCAGTGAATTTATTATGCTTGTTTCATATATGCAAAAATGTCAAAGCCAAGTGCAAGATGACCGTGTTTCCAAAAAAGAAGCAAGTGCAAATAATGGAGGCATGGGAGGCTCTTATTTACAGTTATGATGAGGCTCAATACTACATGAAGTTGGCTATCTTTGAAGGAATTTGTAGTAgctgttctattttttttatgattatgtacACGAGCAGTGGTTAA
- the LOC101498946 gene encoding RNA polymerase sigma factor sigA-like isoform X1, whose translation MATAAVIGLSGGKRLLSSSYHYSDVIEKFYHSCDFGSSQYHLPPSKSVIFSKKSSKCAPTFSASNRQNHSIKALKEHVVVVDGAPTSIANSKPWIQGCSNSNNDLGLEVETSDIGYSVDTLLLMQKSMLEKQWCLSFESEVLTENSTRAKSRRKVTVTCSGMSARQRRTNTKKKITSKSGYARKLRSTISPELLQNRLKGYVKGIVSEELLSHAQVVKLSQKIKAGLSLDEHKSRLKERLGCEPSDDQVATSLKISRAELRAKIIECSLAREKLTMSNVRLVMSIAQRYDNMGAEMADLVQGGLIGLLRGIEKFDSSKGFKISTYVYWWIRQGVSRALVENSRTLRLPTHLHDRLSLIRNAEYRLEERGITPTIDRIAKCLNMSPKKVRNATEAINKVFSIDREAFPSLNGLPGDTHHNFIADKRFENIPWNGVDEWILKEEVNRLINVTLVEREREIVRLYYGLDKACLTWEDISKRIGLSRERVRQVGLVALEKLKHEARKREMEAMLLKH comes from the exons ATGGCTACTGCAGCAGTTATTGGACTCAGTGGAGGCAAGAGACTATTGAGTTCATCTTACCATTACTCAGATGTTATAGAAAAGTTTTATCATAGTTGTGACTTTGGATCCTCACAGTATCACCTTCCTCCTTCAAAATCTGTAATATTTTCAAAGAAGTCATCAAAATGTGCTCCAACTTTTTCAGCATCTAACAGGCAGAATCATTCCATCAAAGCTCTTAAGGAacatgttgttgttgttgatggtGCCCCTACTTCTATTGCTAATTCAAAACCATGGATTCAGGGATGCTCCAATTCTAATAATGACTTAGGGTTAGAGGTGGAAACCTCCGACATCGGTTATTCTGTCGACACTCTTCTTTTGATGCAGAAGTCAATGCTGGAAAAGCAATGGTGTCTTTCATTTGAAAGCGAAGTGCTCACTGAGAATTCAACAAGAGCAAAAAGCAGAAGGAAGGTGACAGTGACTTGTTCTGGAATGTCTGCAAGGCAAAGAAGAACAAATACCAAGAAAAAGATCACTAGTAAAAGTGGTTATGCAAGGAAGCTGAGGTCCACAATCagtccagaactgcttcaaaaTCGTTTGAAGGGATATGTGAAAGGTATAGTGAGTGAGGAATTGCTCTCTCATGCTCAAGTTGTAAAACTATCTCAGAAAATAAAAGCTGGCCTTTCCTTGGATGAACATAAATCCAG ACTGAAGGAAAGATTAGGATGTGAACCATCTGATGATCAAGTTGCAACTTCGTTGAAGATATCTCGAGCTGAGCTGCGAGCAAAAATAATAGAGTGCTCTTTAGCTAGAGAAAAGTTGACTATGAGCAATGTTCGCTTAGTTATGTCCATTGCTCAAAGATATGATAATATGGGTGCTGAAATGGCTGACCTTGTTCAG GGTGGCTTGATTGGACTACTTCGTGGGATTGAGAAGTTTGATTCTTCAAAAGGGTTCAAGATTTCAACTTATGTTTACTGGTGGATACGTCAG GGTGTTTCAAGAGCTCTAGTTGAGAATTCAAGAACATTAAGATTGCCAACTCATTTGCATGATAGGTTATCTTTAATCCGCAATGCAGAGTATAGACTGGAAGAGAGAGGCATCACTCCAACTATTGAT AGAATTGCAAAATGCCTTAATATGTCTCCAAAGAAAGTCAGAAATGCTACTGAG GCTATCAACAAAGTTTTCTCCATAGATAGGGAAGCATTCCCCTCTCTAAATGGTCTTCCAGGAGACACTCATCATAAT TTTATTGCCGATAAAAGATTTGAGAACATCCCATGGAATGGAGTAGATGAGTGGATTCTGAAG GAGGAAGTGAACAGACTCATTAATGTAACCCTTGTTGAACGAGAGAGAGAAATTGTTCGTCTTTATTATGGACTGGATAAAGCATGTCTTACATGGGAAGACATTAGTAAACG GATAGGTTTGTCAAGAGAAAGAGTAAGGCAAGTTGGACTTGTTGCATTGGAGAAACTAAAACATGAAGCAAGGAAGAGAGAGATGGAAGCCATGCTTTTGAAACATTGA
- the LOC101499489 gene encoding uncharacterized protein gives MGTESYTYMGRSFNEFTINYKSTSSAFSDCNSDKSGGEFATTSSQSRRLLISRASENSDDFICQLVFDLHSSSIEDQKQAAIEIRRHHTSDATNLRSSHCGLEKGCEVKKKIQKESPNAEIILLEIDLSSLASVQRFYSEFLALELPLNILINNAGVYSQNIEFSEEKIEVTFVTNYLASILKFEGHNVPLEEELILKNDGLWEDNCGEDNMFIKSSYLKRVVENVVSFFVEFDVVLLRWREACGVVKNPKRRFRFNANLQKRGEAGAMRRTNQEKLRVAVLVSKAAFRFMQGGDERNLTTMKNAMSVNGSLQALSCKC, from the exons ATGGGAACCGAGAGTTACACTTACATGGGACGCAGTTTCAACGAATTCACCATCAACTATAAATCCACTTCTTCCGCTTTCAGTGACTGTAATAGCGATAAATCCGGCGGCGAATTTGCCACCACTTCTTCACAATCCCGACGACTCCTCATCTCACGTGCTTCCGAAAATTCCGATGATTTCATCTGTCAACTTGTTTTCGATCTTCACTCTTCTTCAATCGAAGACCAGAAACAAGCCGCCATAGAAATTCGACGCCACCACACGTCGGATGCCACAAATCTACGATCTTCACATTGT GGACTTGAAAAGGGTTGTGAAGTTAaaaagaaaatccaaaaggagAGTCCTAATGCTGAGATTATTCTATTGGAAATTGATCTTAGCTCTCTTGCTTCTGTACAGAGATTTTATTCAGAGTTTTTAGCTTTAGAATTACCTCTTAATATTCTCAT aAATAATGCAGGAGTATACTCTCAGAACATTGAATTCTCAGAAGAGAAAATTGAAGTGACCTTTGTTACAAATTACTTAG CTTcgatattaaaatttgaagggCACAATGTTCCCCTCGAGGAAGAGTTGATTCTGAAG AATGATGGGCTCTGGGAAGACAACTGTGGAGAAGACAATATGTTTATAAAATCAAGCTATCTAAAAAGAGTGGTTGAGAATGTTGTCTCATTTTTTGTAGAATTTGATG ttgtaTTGCTAAGATGGAGAGAAGCATGCGGAGTTGTAAAGAACCCCAAAAGACGCTTTCGTTTCAATGCCAATCTCCAAAAGAGGGGCGAAGCTGGTGCTATGCGTCGTACCAATCag GAGAAGCTGAGGGTGGCAGTTTTGGTTTCCAAAGCAGCATTTCGGTTTATGCAAG GTGGCGATGAAAGGAATTTGACGACGATGAAAAACGCGATGAGTGTGAATGGGAGTCTTCAAGcactttcatgcaagtgttga
- the LOC101498946 gene encoding RNA polymerase sigma factor sigA-like isoform X2, with the protein MATAAVIGLSGGKRLLSSSYHYSDVIEKFYHSCDFGSSQYHLPPSKSVIFSKKSSKCAPTFSASNRQNHSIKALKEHVVVVDGAPTSIANSKPWIQGCSNSNNDLGLEVETSDIGYSVDTLLLMQKSMLEKQWCLSFESEVLTENSTRAKSRRKVTVTCSGMSARQRRTNTKKKITSKSGYARKLRSTISPELLQNRLKGYVKGIVSEELLSHAQVVKLSQKIKAGLSLDEHKSRLKERLGCEPSDDQVATSLKISRAELRAKIIECSLAREKLTMSNVRLVMSIAQRYDNMGAEMADLVQGGLIGLLRGIEKFDSSKGFKISTYVYWWIRQGVSRALVENSRTLRLPTHLHDRLSLIRNAEYRLEERGITPTIDRIAKCLNMSPKKVRNATEAINKVFSIDREAFPSLNGLPGDTHHNFIADKRFENIPWNGVDEWILKDRFVKRKSKASWTCCIGETKT; encoded by the exons ATGGCTACTGCAGCAGTTATTGGACTCAGTGGAGGCAAGAGACTATTGAGTTCATCTTACCATTACTCAGATGTTATAGAAAAGTTTTATCATAGTTGTGACTTTGGATCCTCACAGTATCACCTTCCTCCTTCAAAATCTGTAATATTTTCAAAGAAGTCATCAAAATGTGCTCCAACTTTTTCAGCATCTAACAGGCAGAATCATTCCATCAAAGCTCTTAAGGAacatgttgttgttgttgatggtGCCCCTACTTCTATTGCTAATTCAAAACCATGGATTCAGGGATGCTCCAATTCTAATAATGACTTAGGGTTAGAGGTGGAAACCTCCGACATCGGTTATTCTGTCGACACTCTTCTTTTGATGCAGAAGTCAATGCTGGAAAAGCAATGGTGTCTTTCATTTGAAAGCGAAGTGCTCACTGAGAATTCAACAAGAGCAAAAAGCAGAAGGAAGGTGACAGTGACTTGTTCTGGAATGTCTGCAAGGCAAAGAAGAACAAATACCAAGAAAAAGATCACTAGTAAAAGTGGTTATGCAAGGAAGCTGAGGTCCACAATCagtccagaactgcttcaaaaTCGTTTGAAGGGATATGTGAAAGGTATAGTGAGTGAGGAATTGCTCTCTCATGCTCAAGTTGTAAAACTATCTCAGAAAATAAAAGCTGGCCTTTCCTTGGATGAACATAAATCCAG ACTGAAGGAAAGATTAGGATGTGAACCATCTGATGATCAAGTTGCAACTTCGTTGAAGATATCTCGAGCTGAGCTGCGAGCAAAAATAATAGAGTGCTCTTTAGCTAGAGAAAAGTTGACTATGAGCAATGTTCGCTTAGTTATGTCCATTGCTCAAAGATATGATAATATGGGTGCTGAAATGGCTGACCTTGTTCAG GGTGGCTTGATTGGACTACTTCGTGGGATTGAGAAGTTTGATTCTTCAAAAGGGTTCAAGATTTCAACTTATGTTTACTGGTGGATACGTCAG GGTGTTTCAAGAGCTCTAGTTGAGAATTCAAGAACATTAAGATTGCCAACTCATTTGCATGATAGGTTATCTTTAATCCGCAATGCAGAGTATAGACTGGAAGAGAGAGGCATCACTCCAACTATTGAT AGAATTGCAAAATGCCTTAATATGTCTCCAAAGAAAGTCAGAAATGCTACTGAG GCTATCAACAAAGTTTTCTCCATAGATAGGGAAGCATTCCCCTCTCTAAATGGTCTTCCAGGAGACACTCATCATAAT TTTATTGCCGATAAAAGATTTGAGAACATCCCATGGAATGGAGTAGATGAGTGGATTCTGAAG GATAGGTTTGTCAAGAGAAAGAGTAAGGCAAGTTGGACTTGTTGCATTGGAGAAACTAAAACATGA
- the LOC113786650 gene encoding uncharacterized protein, with the protein MIVLQHNEIITSFEKSIIQKVHRYSNRLYANLRGVVSKNAIDHIAAEYDRVKYVGIDQTECRCTIRTTHGLPCACEIAMYSMIPRSIPLDAIHVWWSKLTFHLDASSQPSELSVKHEIDVIVKKFEELDVPGKISLKVQKLTPRPSISKVQQPRVLLFKYWLPVEINKFIDDIIDVGDDGNCGYRAVAALLGMGENCWAFIRQQCVVELQEFMSHYEILFGGENYVRQLIHNVYVEQVASKDNWMTLPEMGYVIALKFNVVVVALSLNQSQTYFPLRSPPPTSMSDHRVIVIAFVNNCHFVQVYLKSYSPIPPASNLWKNYCNEEARQ; encoded by the exons ATGATTGTATTACAACACAATGAGATAATAACATCATTTGAAAAGAGCATCATTCAAAAGGTGCATCGCTATAGTAACAGATTATATGCGAATTTGCGTGGTGTTGTGTCAAAAAATGCAATTGATCACATTGCGGCAGAGTATGATCGCGTGAAGTATGTAGGTATTGATCAGACTGAGTGTCGTTGCACAATTAGGACAACACATGgtctaccttgtgcatgtgaaatAGCCATGTATAGTATGATCCCACGTTCCATTCCATTAGACGCTATTCATGTTTGGTGGAGTAAATTAACTTTTCATCTTGATGCATCGAGTCAACCTTCAGAGTTATCTGTGAAACATGAAATAGATGTCATAGTGAAAAAGTTTGAAGAACTTGATGTACCTGGAAAAATTTCACTTAAAG TCCAAAAGCTCACACCTCGACCATCAATTAGCAAAGTTCAACAACCAAGAGTTCTCCTCTTCAAATATTGGTTGCCAgttgaaattaataaattcatAGATGACATTATTGATGTCGGTGATGATGGTAATTGTGGATATCGTGCAGTTGCAGCTTTACTTGGAATGGGTGAGAACTGTTGGGCATTCATCCGTCAACAGTGTGTGGTAGAGCTTCAAGAGTTCATGTCTCATTACGAGATACTATTTGGTGGAGAAAATTATGTTCGACAACTTATACACAATGTGTATGTTGAGCAAGTTGCGTCGAAGGATAATTGGATGACACTTCCAGAAATGGGATATGTGATTGCTTTGAAGTTTAACGTGGTTGTCGTCGCATTATCACTTAACCAATCACAAACATATTTTCCACTTCGGAGTCCACCACCAACATCTATGTCAGATCATCGTGTGATTGTTATTGCATTTGTTAACAACTGTCATTTCGTACAG GTTTACTTAAAGTCATATTCCCCTATACCACCAGCAAGTAATTTGTGGAAAAATTATTGCAATGAAGAAGCACGACAATGA